A genomic stretch from Candidatus Omnitrophota bacterium includes:
- a CDS encoding lysophospholipid acyltransferase family protein, with product MVSIIVWTISIMLTITLYFVILAAVILFPFDRDRRRAHERCYLWSDLIMGLNPFWKIKVSGLENIDHNKTYVIVANHQSLADIVILYQTKTQFKWVAKDSLFTVPFIGWSLSLCKHIRIARGELGSIKKVYKEAQEWLRRGMSVLFFPEGTRSATGEMKDFQNGAFKLAIREKLPVLPILLENTGSAMPKGSWLFEPQAPSRMKVLPAIDTSNFQDADFARLRDITRSMLKSA from the coding sequence ATGGTTTCAATAATAGTATGGACGATAAGCATCATGCTTACTATAACACTCTATTTTGTTATACTGGCGGCGGTGATCTTATTCCCTTTCGATAGAGACAGGAGACGCGCGCATGAGCGGTGCTACTTATGGAGCGACTTGATCATGGGGCTGAATCCATTTTGGAAGATCAAAGTATCAGGCCTCGAAAATATTGATCACAATAAGACTTATGTAATAGTGGCAAATCACCAAAGCCTGGCGGACATTGTCATCCTTTATCAGACAAAGACGCAGTTCAAGTGGGTCGCGAAGGACAGCCTCTTCACCGTACCATTCATCGGATGGTCTCTCTCGCTTTGCAAACATATACGCATAGCGCGCGGCGAGCTTGGAAGTATAAAAAAGGTTTACAAGGAAGCTCAGGAGTGGTTAAGGAGAGGGATGTCCGTTTTATTCTTTCCGGAAGGAACACGCAGCGCGACCGGAGAAATGAAAGATTTCCAGAACGGCGCTTTTAAATTAGCGATCAGAGAGAAGCTGCCGGTGCTGCCTATACTGTTGGAAAACACCGGCAGCGCTATGCCTAAAGGCAGCTGGCTCTTCGAACCTCAGGCGCCGTCCAGGATGAAAGTATTACCGGCTATCGACACATCTAATTTCCAAGATGCCGATTTTGCCCGCCTAAGAGATATAACCCGCTCTATGCTAAAGTCGGCTTAA